A DNA window from Castanea sativa cultivar Marrone di Chiusa Pesio chromosome 7, ASM4071231v1 contains the following coding sequences:
- the LOC142605339 gene encoding putative pectinesterase/pectinesterase inhibitor 12, whose protein sequence is MASFIILNLFLLLSAISLSRTWALKSSSSSTTSLQYSQSLSSIKSICKTTPYPDVCFDSLKLSIGISININPNIITYLLQTLQTAISESENLSNLFLDAGRHSNIIEKQRGTLQDCTEVHQITLSALQRSVSRIHDAPNNKQKLADARAYLSAALTNKNTCLEGLDSASGPLKPTLLNSIHDTYKHVSNSLSILSSQKGQTSRRLMDMGVPTWISRKLDSRTRILESEYDHVLTVATDGTGNFTTITDAINFAPNNSYNERTFIYVKQGVYEENVEIPDYKPNIVLLGDGADVTLITGNRSMGDGWTTFRSATLAVSGDGFLARDISIENKAGAKKHQAVALRINADLAALYRCSISGFQDTLYVHSFRQFYRECDISGTIDFIFGNAAVVFQGCNIVSRMPMPGQFTVITAQSRDTSDENTGISFQNCSILATNDLYSNSSSVKSYLGRPWRVYSQTVYLESYIDNFIDPSGWTQWTSDDDQGLDTLYYGEYDNYGPGSSTDDRVTWPGYHVMDISDAYNFTVSEFITGDEWLDSTSFPYDDGV, encoded by the exons ATGGCTTCCTTCATTATTCTGAATCTTTTTTTGCTCCTCTCTGCAATTAGCTTGTCGAGAACATGGGCTCtcaaatcttcttcttcttccacaaCTTCTCTACAATATTCCCAATCTTTGTCCTCCATAAAATCTATCTGCAAAACCACACCATACCCAGATGTCTGTTTTGACTCATTGAAGCTCTCCATCGGTATCTCAATTAATATCAATCCAAACATCATCACCTACCTCCTTCAAACACTCCAAACCGCAATATCCGAGTCTGAAAACCTTTCCAATCTGTTCTTGGATGCTGGACGTCACTCAAATATCATCGAAAAGCAAAGAGGGACCCTCCAGGACTGCACAGAAGTCCATCAAATCACCTTATCTGCTTTACAAAGATCAGTTTCCCGAATCCATGATGCACCCAATAATAAACAGAAACTAGCCGATGCAAGAGCTTACCTTAGCGCAGCACTCACAAACAAGAACACATGCTTGGAAGGCCTGGATTCAGCTTCGGGTCCTTTGAAGCCAACTCTACTGAACTCCATACATGACACTTATAAGCACGTAAGTAACTCTCTTTCAATTCTGTCTAGCCAAAAAGGCCAAACTAGTAGGCGCCTCATGGACATGGGTGTTCCAACATGGATTTCAAGGAAATTAGACAGTCGGACTCGGATATTGGAGAGTGAATACGACCATGTCCTAACTGTGGCTACTGATGGAACTGGAAATTTCACTACTATCACTGATGCTATCAATTTTGCTCCAAACAATAGCTATAATGAGAGAACATTTATCTATGTTAAACAAGGGGTTTATGAGGAAAATGTGGAAATCCCAGATTACAAGCCCAACATTGTTCTGCTCGGAGATGGAGCTGATGTTACTCTCATTACTGGTAACAGAAGTATGGGCGATGGCTGGACCACTTTCAGATCTGCAACTCTTG CGGTATCTGGCGATGGCTTTCTAGCACGAGACATATCTATCGAGAATAAGGCTGGAGCAAAGAAACATCAAGCGGTTGCCTTAAGAATAAATGCGGACTTGGCTGCATTGTATAGGTGCTCCATTAGTGGTTTCCAAGATACATTGTATGTTCATTCCTTTCGACAATTCTACCGAGAGTGTGACATATCAGGGACTATAGATTTCATATTTGGGAATGCTGCAGTGGTATTTCAAGGATGTAACATTGTGTCTAGGATGCCAATGCCTGGCCAATTCACAGTTATCACAGCACAGTCTCGTGACACATCAGATGAGAACACTGGAATCTCCTTTCAGAATTGTTCTATTTTGGCCACAAATGATTTATACTCTAATTCTAGTAGTGTCAAAAGCTACCTAGGAAGGCCGTGGAGGGTGTACTCTCAAACAGTCTACTTAGAGTCCTACATTGACAACTTCATTGACCCATCTGGGTGGACACAATGGACTAGTGATGATGATCAAGGATTAGATACTTTGTATTATGGGGAATATGATAATTATGGGCCTGGCTCATCAACAGATGATAGAGTTACTTGGCCAGGGTACCACGTGATGGATATTTCTGATGCATATAATTTTACAGTGTCAGAGTTCATTACTGGTGATGAATGGTTGGATTCCACTTCATTTCCATACGATGATGGGGTTTAA